One window of the Rhipicephalus sanguineus isolate Rsan-2018 chromosome 2, BIME_Rsan_1.4, whole genome shotgun sequence genome contains the following:
- the LOC119383080 gene encoding DNA damage-regulated autophagy modulator protein 2, whose translation MPLTRVELLPLSVFVLLPGTFIVTYLISILLGHVEVEFPYISDTGTYAPESCIFSQLLNICSFLMAATVYVRYKLVEQYYRDHLSQESPRVLRMNTSGLWLGWISSLGVSIVANFQETEVLYVHLCGALLAVGGGTVYTWINTLMSFRMHPLVNTRFMAWLRLFLSVVATIAFISTAITAPMSLQRFHGKDKTKWKPEDGGYHLHVASTASEWVLVFVVDLYLLTFVKELRHICLSSPKVQFLTEGTHLSSSSDVYHTQDHLEIAHAPMPSLGNGASDVAVLTTRAIVH comes from the exons ATGCCCCTGACTAGAGTGGAACTTCTCCCTCTGTCCGTCTTTGTTCTATTGCCTGGCACCTTCATAGTTAC GTACTTGATCTCAATTCTCCTCGGCCATGTGGAAGTGGAGTTTCCGTATATCAGTGACACGGGCACGTATGCTCCAGAGAGCTGCATATTCAGCCAGCTCCTCAACATCTGCTCCTTCTTGA TGGCTGCGACGGTGTATGTACGTTACAAGTTAGTGGAGCAGTACTACAGGGACCATCTGTCCCAGGAGTCGCcacgggttcttcgcatgaacACCAGCGGCCTATGGCTGGGCTGGATTTCGTCCCTAGGTGTATCCATTGTCGCCAACTTTCAG GAGACGGAAGTGCTGTACGTTCACCTCTGTGGAGCCTTGCTGGCTGTGGGCGGCGGCACGGTGTACACGTGGATCAACACGCTGATGAGTTTCCGCATGCACCCGCTGGTGAACACTCGCTTCATGGCGTGGCTTCGACTCTTCCTCTCCGTGGTGGCAACAATAGCCTTCATCTCCA CTGCCATCACAGCACCTATGTCACTTCAGAGATTTCACGGAAAGGACAAAACAAAATGGAAGCCTGAAGACGGG GGTTACCACCTCCACGTGGCAAGCACGGCATCCGAGTGGGTCCTGGTGTTTGTGGTGGACCTTTACCTGCTCACGTTTGTCAAGGAACTTCGCCATATCTGCCTCAGCTCCCCTAAG GTGCAGTTTCTGACGGAAGGTACCCACCTGTCAAGCTCGAGTGACGTGTATCACACGCAAGACCACTTGGAAATCGCGCACGCCCCCATGCCTTCTTTGGGCAACGGAGCTTCGGACGTAGCCGTTCTCACCACACGAGCAATCGTGCACTAG